The following is a genomic window from Polaribacter atrinae.
ACACATAATACAATTACATATAAATATCAATAGCTATTTCTGTACCTCTATTTACTAAAAAAAGAGCCTTATTATTGTTACATATTTTAAAAAATGACAAAGGTGTCCTCACTAATTAATAGATAAATATTATAAAATAATTCTTCCCTTTTATTTGTGCATTTGTCAACTTAATACTAATTTTGCTTCCCCTCAACTGCGCCCCTAAGCAGATTTCACAATATCCCCTACGTATTTTTTAAATTTTAACAACTCCCCCAAAGAACTATAAAATCAAAAAAACCATGAAAAATAATACTTTTCAGGTATGTGAATTTGGGGAAATTCAATACCTATTAAAAAACAAAGCATTACACCTAACTTTACTTACATTATTAGCATTTTCGAACTTTTTTACTACAAATGCTCAGGACACTAATGATAATATTTCTTTTTATAAAAAATTCTCAGGTGCTAACCTAACTTATAAACAAATAGGGAATAGCGAAATTAAATATAACACAGATCCAAATGACACTTCCTGTTCTAAAAACGACGGTGCAGCTACGAGCGCTAATTTAACATTACCTGAAGATGCTTTAATACAAGCTGTTTACATACAATGGTTTGCACTTGTAAAGCATAATCGAAAAAATATAGAAGAATACGCACCTTTATCAAACTCAATACCCATCACTTATCCTGACGGAACAACAGAAACCATTTATAGCGATAAAAGCTACAGAGAAAGTATTACATCTAACTCTACAACCCTTCGCCCAATATACGAAGGCCAATTAGCCGATATTACCGAACAGGTAAAAGCTAAAGGAGCAGGAACCTATAAAGCAGATATAATATTAAATAACGACTATAATGCCTTATTAAAAGCATGTGCCTATTCTCAAGAAAATGTAAGAGCTTGGCAAATGTTGGTAGTATATAAATCTCCTACAGATGAGAGCGGTATAAATCAAGTATATGTATATGATGGTTTAAAAAATTTTTTAAATCAAACTATAAAAGTGCCCGTAACTGACTATAAAGTATATAGTGGTGATACCGCTGGTAGTATTTCTGTTGGTTCATTACAAGGAGCAGCAAATCTAACGGGAGAATATATAAATGTTTCAGACAATTCGTTTTCTAATTTCCCTGCTGATTTTTCAAATTCTGGAGGTGTTTCTGACCCAGCACCTGGTGCAAACGGAACAAATAGAAGTGCTTATGGAGGTTGGGATATTGATGTTATGAACAGTAACTTCACACCAAACACTACTAACTTAAATTTATATGCAGGATCTAAAGGAGACCTTATATTAATAGACTTAATTGTTTTAAAAATACCAACTGGAGGTTTAGTTGTAACAAAAAAAACAACCACACCTAATGTTAATATTGGTGAAAACGGTACCTACGAAATAACTTTAACAAACGCGACTAATGTAGATTTAAAAGGTATAAAAGCCAAAGATATTCTACCCACAGGTTTCACCTATGTATCTGGAGCCAATGTTGTGTTAAACAATGCTAGACAAACTGCTACAACAAAACCACAAGTAGGAGATACTACACTAAATTGGGGTACTTTTGATATTGATGGTAAAGGAAGTGTAACCATTATCTTTGATATAGCAGTCCCTGAAAACCAAAATTTAGGAACCTATCAAAACGGAGTAACAGCTACTGTTACAAGTCCAAATGATACAGTTATTACAAATTATGATTCTGGAGACTCTACAAATGATGACATAACCGTAGGGAATCGTTGTGATGCAGCTTCTTCTGGTAACTTAGATACAGACGGAGATGGTATTAGTGACATTTGTGATTTAGATGACGACAACGATGGTATATTAGATGTTGATGAAGATACTTGTGATATCTATGGAACTCCTTTACTTAATGAAGATTTTGGAATAGGAAACAATATAAGTACTCCTTTATCTGGAGGAGCGTCTACAAATTATAACTATTTAGAATTAAAAAATCCACGTAGCAATAATACTAGTCGTGATTTACAGGATGACCTTTACGCAGTATTTAATAACATCCCTAACTCTGCAAGTTGGGCAGATGATAAATGGCAAACTGTAGGAGATCACACAAGTGGTAACTTAACACCTACAAATGACAATATGTTAATGGTAAATGCAGGTAAAACACTTGATGTTATTTATCAGAAAACAATATCAGGTATTACAGCCGGTGCACTTTTAGATGTATCTTTTTGGGTCTTAAATTTAGATGTTGATAATAACATTAATAATGATCCTCTTAGAGTTTTACCTAACATACAAATAGAACTTTGGCAAAACGGAGTACTTTTAGGTCCTCCTGTAAATACAGGAAACATTGTTAGAGAAGAAGCAGGCAGTAAAGATGCATGGAAATATTATGGTACAAAAGCACCTTTAACTACATTAAATAGCAGCAATATAACCGTTGTTATTAGAAACAACACGAAAGCAGAATATGGAAACGATTTAGCTATTGATGATATTCTAGTAAGACAATTATGTAATACAGATTCAGATGGAGATGGGATCCCTAATCGTTTAGATTTAGACTCAGATAACGATGGTATTCCAGATGTTATAGAAGCTGGTGGTAAAGACGACAACAATGATGGGATGGCAGATGGAGTAGTTGGTACAACACCATCAACTAACGGAATTCCACAAAGTGCAGGTACAGGTAATACACCAACATCTACAGACGGAGATGGCATACCAGATTATCTAGACATAGATGCAGACAATGATGGTATACCAGATAATATAGAAGTACAAACTTCTGCTAATTACATAAAACCTAGTGGAAAAGGAACCAATATGACAGATACCAATAAGAACGGTATAGATGATAATTATGAAATAAATGGTAACGTTTTTGTTCCAATTGATACCGACGGAGATGAAACACCAGATTACTTAGACACAGACTCAGACAATGATCAAATCTTAGATATTGAGGAAAATGGTCATCCTGCTAATGCAATTTTAGATGTAAATGCAGATGCTGATGGAGATGGTTTAAATGATCTTTTTGATAATAATTTAGACAATCCTAATACTGGTTTTACAGTAAATGACGGATTTTTAAGCCCAAACAATAAGGTAACCAACCTAACAAGCTTAGAAAACTCTTTTGGAGATGAAGACAATGATTTTAATCCAGGAAACGGAGACCTTAATTATAGAGATATCAAAGATAATGACAATGATGGTATTCCTGATGCTATTGACTTAGATGATGACAACGACGGTATTCCTGATCTTATTGAAAGCGGAAGTAATAACCCTGATGGAGATGAAGATGGAGACGGTATTCCAAACTACTTAGACACTACAGATAATGGTAATGCTGGCGACGGAAGTGCAACAAACTATACCGATTCTAACAATGATGGTATTCCTGATGTATATGATACAGATAAAGACGGTGTTCCAAATCACTTCGATTTAGACTCAGACAACGACGGAATTCCAGATATTGTAGAAGCAGGTGGCGAAGATACAGATGGTAATGGTAAAGTAGATGATATCAAAACAGATGACACCCTTAAAAATGATGCTAATAAAAACGGTTTAGACGATCGTTATGATGGCAGCGAAGGAGGAAATAACCTTACCAACACAGATACAGATGGAGATGGAATTCCAAACAGTCAAGATTTAGATTCAGACAACGACGGAATTACAGATGTTATTGAAGCAGGCGGATCAGATACAAATAGAGACGGAATTGCAGATAATTTTGTAGATACAGACAATGACGGATTTAACGACCTTGTAGATGGAGATGTTGGTCAAGATGGTAATTCAGAAAACACTGCAAATGCACTAATTCTTACAGGTGATGACGCTAATAATGATGGAACACCAGACTCATATCCAAATGGAGACGCAGATGGTGATGGTAAATTAAATCACTTAGATATTGATGCGGATAATGATGGAATTCCAGATAATATTGAAGCACAACCTTCTATTGGATATATAGCTCCTAGTAATCCTAACGGAGCAATGATTGATGTTAATAAAAATGGTGTAGATGATAATTATGAAGGAAGTGGTATTGGTTTTATTCCAGAAAACACAGACAGTGCCAATGATAATATTCCAGATTATTTAGACACCGATTCAGATAATGATGGGGTTCCTGACATTGCAGAAAACGGACATCCTGCTAATGCAATTCTAGATATTACCGCAGATACGGATGGAGATGGACTAAATGATCTTTTTGATGATAATAATGATCCAACAAACACTAGAATTACTGTAAATGATGGTTTAAACCCTAATAACAAAGTAACAAATACAGCTACTTTAGAGGCTAGTTTTGGTGATATAGATAACGATTTTAACCCCGGTACTGGAGATCTAGATTATAGAGACAAGCTAGAAGCTGCTAATGTTATGATTACGCAAGTATATCAGTTTGGTTCAGAAAGATGGATCGAAATTACAAACGTAGGTTCTGTAGATATACCTGCAGATAATATAAAAATACATTTATATAAAAATACATCTCTTAATGATCTAACAAATATAGAACCAGATGCTTCAGATAAAGTTAACTCTGTACTACAAGTTGGTAAATCGGTATTATTTAAAAATAGCGCAAATTCTATTATTACAAATTTAGGAAATGCAGATATTATACAAAATAATGACTTAACAGAGTTTGATGGAGCAGATGATATTATTGTACTTTCATCTGCAGATGGACTTTATGCATGGGCAAAAAGGTATGACCTTGTTGCTAACATTGCCAACAAAACTTCTTTTGTTAGAATAGACGAATCTTCTGCACCTAATAAAACGTACACAGAAGATGAATGGGTAGTGTTTGTAGACGATGCTATAAATTCATACCAATCTGGATACGGAACGGGAGACAACAGTACAAAAAGACATTCTCAAGATCCATTAATTTCAGAAATAAAAGATTCTAACACAGAAGCTAACACATTGTTAGGCTTACATAGAATTGAAGAAACCACTACAAATACGGATGATACTTGGGATAACGGTTATCCAGATAGATCTCGTTATGTTGTAATTGATAAAAATTACACACATACAGACACTAGATTAAGTGCTCGAAAACTAAACGTTGATGCAAGTGCAAAATTAACAGTAACAGATCAATTATTAGTAGTTACAAATGATATTGAATTAAACGGAGAAATTCGTTTATCAGGTTCGTTAGCACAATTAATACAAACACATAACAATACAAGTGCAGTTACTGGTAATGGACAATTATTTGTAGATCAAAACTCAGAAGTACCAAGTAAATACCGTTATAACTATATGAGTTCTCCGGTTACTACTTTAAATAAGGCAACCTATTCTTTAGAAACTGTTCTTAGAGATGGTACTGATTTATACAACCCTAAAACAATTAATTTTGTTTCTGGTTATGATGGTTCATATACAGGAACCAACATATCGTTAGCTGATTATTGGGTATATACCTATGCTCCTGCTAGCAACGGAAGAGCAAATTGGTCGCATAAATATAAAAACGGACTTATTGATAGAGGTGATGGTTATACTTTTAAAGGTCCTGGAAGAAACCAAAACTATACATTTGTAGGGACACCAAATGATGGTGAGTTTACAACAAAAAATATAACTGCCGGTCAATCGTATTTAATAGGGAACCCTTTCCCTTCTGCTTTAAATGCAAGAAAATTCTTGGATGACAATAACGATTTAATATCAACACTTTATTTTTGGCAACATGTAGCAGAAACAGAAGCATCTGGAACTGCTGGCCATAACTTTGGAGGATATATTGGTGGTTATGCTGCTCAAAACGTAAGTATGGCAACAGCAGTAAAAACAGGTGAAGTAGGTCCTGTTGACTACACGTTAGAAGCTAAACATGTGCCTGATGCAGATACAGATGGTTTTAAATTATCACTTCTAGATATTATAGGTACAGTCGTTTCTTTAAATGATAGAAATTTTATTAAATTTTCGAATATACCTAGAGGAGTAGAAACTTTAAAAATAAATTACGCATCATCCTTTACTAAAACTTTTAACATAAAAATTAATAACGTAGATAAAGGAGAGTTTACTTTTCCTTCTACTGGTCTATTTTACAGTAATATAACATTTAAATTATGCATACCTGCTGGTAGTGATATTACTTTTACAGGAACCAACGATAATGGATTTTTGCGTATGAATAATTTAACATTTCAAGATGATGATGGGCTTATTTCTTGCGTAGCGAACTCTGGTGGTAGTGAGTATGCTAATTTATATAAAACGCCAGAGCCTTATATTGCAATTGGCCAAGGGTTCTTTGTTGAGGGGATTAGCACTGGAGAAATTAAATTTAATAATAGTCAAAGAGAATATAAAACAGAAGGAGATGGTAAATCTATATTCTTAAAAAGCGATCAGAAAACAGCTCTAAAAGCAGTTAACAACAACCTATCTATATTAAAATTAGGAATGAGCTACTCTAATGATGAAGGAAGCAATTTACACCGTCAAATAGGAATTTCTTTTAATCAGGCAAATTCTTTTGAATATGAAAAAGGGTATGACTCTGAAATGTATGATGTGAATACTACAGATTTCTATTGGAAATTCCCGAACAATAACAGTAAATATGTAATTGCAGGAGTCCAAGAAATAACAAACGCACTAGAAGTACCTTTAGAACTTGTAGTAAATAAAAATAGTATTGTTCTTATTGGTATAGATGAAATAAATAACATCAACCAAAATGTATATATCAAAGACAAATTAACAGGTAAAACACAGAAAATAAATGATATTAATGCAGCATATCAATTAAAAGAAGGTACTTACACAGACAGATTTGTTTTGGCTTTTGAAGCAACAGAAGATACTGCGCTTAGTGTAGAAGAAGATCTACTTGCTAGACAAACCAATATTTATGCAGATAACAAAAACAACAAAATTGTAATTTCTAAAAATCAAGAAGTGTATATCAATAATGTTGAATTGTTTGATATTCTTGGTAAAAAAATAAGTCTTTGGACTATTAAAGAACAAAAAGAAACCTACCAATTAGAAATCAAAAAACAAATACCAACTGGTATTTACATTGTTAAAATGAACACAGATAAAGGAACAATAAATAAGAAAGTAGTAATTGAATAGCAAATACTCCATACCTCTAGTTCAAAAATGAGGTGTCGATTTAATAAAAAACTCTAAAGACAATAATCTTTAGAGTTTTTTTTTAGGAAATTTTTAATGGCAATATTAGTTCTATTACCCCCAACTATTAAAGTTCTTTTCTGAATAGTACTAGTACTCATTCCAAAAAGTCTTGGTTGTTTTTAGAATGCAAGCCAACCTCTACTATTATAAATCATCTACAGAATTATACGATGTAATAATATGTAATGTGATAATTAAAAGGACCTAATATATGATACCTACTTCAATACAGTTAGGTTCTATCAATAGAACAAATAATTGTAATTAGATGTTAATATTTTTATGAGGAAAAAGAGGTTGTATCCTTAAAGGTTTCTTTTAAATAATCTACCAATTTAAAATCTTCTTTTTTAATACCTAACTTATTTGTAATTCGATATCTTTTACTCTCTACAGATCTAACAGAGGTGTTTAAGAAAACACTAATCTCTTTCGTTTTAAAGCCCATAAATAGATAGTAACATATAATCACTTCAGAAGGATTTAACTCTGGGTGTTTTATAGACATTTGATTAAAAAACTCTGCATTAAGATTATTTATTAAATCTAAATGATCTTCGCCTTTTACTAAAAGAACAGAAGAACTATGATGAATATCTTTATGAAGGCTTTTAATTTTATTTCTTTAGTCATCTATATTTGTAATTGAAGAAATGTTTTTAATTTCCTTCTTTAAATCTACGATATAGTTTTCTAAGCTTTTAACTTTAATTTATCATGATTATTCTCAATTAGAGAATATTCTCTTCTCCGTTTAGAAAAATCTTTTAAAACTCTTTTTAGACTCTTATATTTTACAAAAACAAAAACAACACCTACTACTAAAAGAGTAACTAAAAATGCAATCCAATTTCTATTTAAAAAATTCTTCTTAGTTTCTACTTCTAGAATTTTAGAATTCTTTATAAATGATTCATTAATATTATAACTGGCATTTATGTTTTCATTAATTAAGTTTTGATTATGGTTTTTAAGGGAATCTATATAATTGTTCTTATTTTGTGTGTCCTTTAATTCTTCATAATATGCAATATAATTTTTAAACTGATTTTCCTTATCAAAATTATTCATGTAAAGACGCATATCATCTACCTTTTTTAAATAAAAAGCCGTAGAATCTAATTCCTTTCTAGTCAAAAACATCTTAGAAAAACTGATATTTAAAGAAACATCATGTATTTTATAAAGGTATTTTGTAATGGTAGTATCGTTCTCTAAAGTTTTAAAATCAGTATAATATTTTATTCTATTTGCATCATCATTTAGATCTACAAAATTAGTTACAAGCATAAATAAAGCATATAACTGATAAAAAGAATCCTCTTTTATTGACTTATAACAATCTAACTTAGAACGGATTAATTCGTTACTTTTTTTGTAATTCTTATTATACAACTCAATGTATGCTTTCATTTGCATTACATCTATCAAGCCATATTTATGATTGTATAGAATTTTTCTGCTTTTTTAAGATAATTTAAGGCAGAAGTATCCTTTTTAACAATATATAAATTATAGAATAACTCTATGCTAGCTGCACCAGCTAACTCATAATTCTTCTCTAATTCTGCATATTTTAGTCCAAGAATATTATAATGATAAACTTCGGCACTCCTATTTAAGTGACTACTTAAAACTGCTTTAAGATGATAATAATCTGCAAGTTTACCTTTAATATTTTTTTCTAAAGGATTAGGGATAGAATCTAGAAATTGCTCAGCTATTCTTGGGTAATTATCTATTCTATTGCTCGCAGAATCTATATATTTTAAATAAACACCACTAGATTCCTGAGCATAAAAATTTATGCTTAGAAAAAAGATTATCAGCTTAAAAATGCTGTTATTATTATTTTTAATCAAAATAAGCGGAGACTTTATAATTTGTTAGGATAATAAACAAAAATAGTAAAGTTTCATTAACAACCATAACGATTAATAACTTTAACCTAAAAAAGAAAGATAAGAAGTTCTATGACAATATTTTATAAAAGCACTATAAAACCAACACTAATTTTATTATTAATGTGCGTAGTTAGTGAGTAGTAGAAAACAAGAACTATTCTTTTAAACTTATTCATATTTGTACTTTTAATTAATTCTCTATTTTAAAAGCATGTTTGATTCTTTAATGAGACAAAAATATTTTTAGAAAATAATTTATGATTACAAATAAACGTTTAACTATTTTACCCAATAGTTGATCTAAAAATAGTTGATTCGATATACACCTACCAAAATGTAGAGCATATCAAAACTGAATTCATGAAGACATTATTTTAATAAATACAGAAATGTATGATGTAAATAAATATTGATGAGTTAGGTATTACCAATTTCTAATAAAGCAGAATTAACTCTATCTAATAAAATTTTACCAGTAGTAAGTAATTTTACAATTGTTGTAGCAGAAAGTAGTTGGGGGACTAGGTTTGGCTAATGTGTTCCTTCTAATCGAGGGGAAACACATTAACAATTACTACTACTGGTTTTTTCTAATTTAAGTGCTTTTAAATAAAAAATATCGCAATTATTAATATTGACAAGCACAACACACTTCAAGAAAAAAAGGAATATCTAACTTAAATACTCTCTAATTAAATAGCGACTAAAGAGCGTGATACCAAAGTGCGTAGCTTGTGCGTAGTTTTATTTATTGACCCCGAATGTTTTTAAATTAAAAAAATATGATATTTGTATTAACATATTTTTAACATTAAATAAAACATGAAAAATACATTACACAAAGTTTATTTTATTCTTTATTGGTTGCTTTCAAGTAAATGCACAAACTATAAATTATAAAAAAGAAGCTTCTAAAGAAAATAGTAACTTCTTTGAGATTGTAAAGAAAACTATTTAAATTTATTTGAAAACAACTCCAATACAAAAGCAAGATCTTCTTCTACAACAAAGCCTTGGGTACAAATTGGTCCAACTGCAATCGTAGAAAAAAATGGTAATTTTGATTATCCAGGTCCTGGTAGAGTAGATGTTGTAGCAATAGATCCTGCAAATTCTAATATTATGTACATTGGTACTCCTTCTGGTGGTTTGTGGAAAACTACAGATAAAGGTGCTACTTGGTCTCCAAAAACAGATCACTTAGCTGGTATGGGAGTTACTGATATTTTAATTGCCCCTACATCTACCACACCTACTAGCGCTACTACAACTGCTAATAATACGCTTTATATGGCAACGGGAGATAGAGACAGCAAACACGTTAGCTCTATAGGTTTATTTAAGTCTACAAATAGTGGAGAAACTTGGACTGTTTTACCTGATTTCAGTTTTTCATTAAGTCAAAATGAATACATTAGAGATATTAGTTTTTTACCAGGAACACCTACTACTCTTTTTGCATTAACAAATGACAGAATAAGAAAATCTACCGATAGTGGTGCTACATGGTACGATGCCGGATTTACACATGCAAATGGTTATAATGAAGAATTTCAAACAATTGTTTTTCAACCATCTAACACTAACATCGTTGTGGTTTCTGATGTCTGGGGAGGCTTATGGTATTCTAATGATGCTGGAGATAATTTTGTACAACATAGTGTATTTAAAGCTCCAGTGAATACTAACGGAGACTACCCTACACAAAACATATTAAGACTTACAGCTACACCTGCGGATAATCTTCATTTTTATGGAATAGATCAAAATGGTATGTTCAAAAAATTTAGTTTTTCTTTTGCTGATGATGCTTCAGATTTAGTTAAAAATATACATGTTACAGCAGATATTAATGGCACTCCTACTCCGTTTGATTCTCAAAGTGGATAAATACAATGTATTGCTGTTTCTCCTGCAGATTCAGATGACTTAATGGTGGGTGGTGTACAAGGATGGAAATCGATAGATAATGGAGATAGTTTTACTCCTGTTTTAAATGCATATTCTAATCCACTACCTGCTGGTCAAATTCATGTGCATGCAGATCATCACTTTTTATTATTTACAGATGACTCTCATATTATTAATGGAAATGATGCAGGACTTAGAATGGGCTCTTTTTCACCAACTTCAGATTTAGATGTCCCGGATATTTCTAGTGGTTTAATTATTACACAATCTTTTAATATTGCAATTACCCATGGTTTAAATGGCGATGATTATATGATGGCAAACCAAGATAATGATGGTTTTTCTAAAGTTTCACAGGGCGGAACACAAAAATGGGTTGCAGCTGTAGCCGGAGATGGAACAGGAACAGCTATAGACATTGACAACCCAAATATTAGATATTTAGGAGGAACAAGCGGACAATTAAACAGAACCGATGATGGTTACCAACTTCATTACGAAAATGCTACACAAGTATTACCTGAAGATAAAGATAATGCAGCTTTTATTTCTCCAATAGAACTACACCCTACTGTTGCTGCAACAGTTTATGTAGGCCATGGAGATGTTAAAAAATCTACTAACAGAGGTGGCACTTGGACAAGCTTAAACTCAGGATTAACAATGACAGAGTTTTTAGATGTTTCTCTTAACAACTCTAATGTTAGAATATTTGCTATTGGTGAAGTTGCTGAAACCTCTACACTTAAAAGAAGTATAGATGACGGTGCAACTTGGTCTACCATAGCAAGCCCTAGTGGCGCTAAGATTAATAGCGTATATGCAGTACCTAATACAAACACAGTATATGCAACAGTAAAAAGTTACAGTGCAGGAAATAAAGTGTATAAAAGTATAAATAACGGAGATACTTGGACAAATATTAGTGGCGACTTACCTAATATCATCATGTTTAAAGTTATTTTAGATCCAAATAAAACTAATGAAACTATTTATTTAGCTACAGAAATAGGTGTTTATTTTACCGACAATTCTACTACTAACTGGTCTAAACTAGCTACAGATTTACCAAATGTAAGAATTAGTGATATTAAGATAAGTCCAAATAACGGAAACATTTATGTAGGTACTTTTGGTAGAGGAATGTGGGTTTATAACGACCAAAAATACTTTGATAATACTATTCCTGCAAACGTATATTGGTCAGACACTTCTAGTTGGGAAGGTAAAACTTTACCAACAACTGCAGATGATGTTTTTATAAAAACATCCGAAGAGGTAACTTTAGATTCTAATGGTGCCGTTGCAAAATCTTTAGAAATTGCAGACGGTGGTTATTTAAATATTGAAAAAAATGCTGACTTAACAGTTGAAAATGATGTTGATTCTCATTCTACAAATAGCGGTATATACATATATTCTGATACAGCTAATAGTGGTGTATTAATTGCAAAAGGAAATAGCACAGGTAAAGTAACCTATGTTAGAGGTGGTTTATTAGCTTCTAAATGGAGTCTTGTTACACCACCCGTTACAGGACAAAAAGTAAAAGATTTTGCTTTATATGCTAATAATGATATCAGAAAGAATACAGATACTGGGGCAGATCCAAACAGATATGCAATTGCTAAATATAATGATGCAAATGCAACCAATGAAAAATGGGAATATTTTGATGTAAACATTGATGCAGATGTAGAGTTCGAAAAAGGTATTGGATATTCTATGTCTAAAGGAACAGATGGTGAAGTTACTTTTACAGGTACTATACAAACAAGTTCTTTAAATATAGATGCCACGCATAACAAATGGGTTGCAGTTGGTAATCCTTTTACAGCATATTACCCAGCAAATAAAGAAGCTACAGGAAACTTTATTTTAGAAAACACAACAAAACTTGCAGTTGATGCGCCAGCAGTATATGTTTGGGAAAATAGCCAAGAAAAATATGTTGCTTTTACAAATGATGCTTCTGCAGATTTAAAAGTATTGGCTCCA
Proteins encoded in this region:
- a CDS encoding T9SS type A sorting domain-containing protein gives rise to the protein MKNNTFQVCEFGEIQYLLKNKALHLTLLTLLAFSNFFTTNAQDTNDNISFYKKFSGANLTYKQIGNSEIKYNTDPNDTSCSKNDGAATSANLTLPEDALIQAVYIQWFALVKHNRKNIEEYAPLSNSIPITYPDGTTETIYSDKSYRESITSNSTTLRPIYEGQLADITEQVKAKGAGTYKADIILNNDYNALLKACAYSQENVRAWQMLVVYKSPTDESGINQVYVYDGLKNFLNQTIKVPVTDYKVYSGDTAGSISVGSLQGAANLTGEYINVSDNSFSNFPADFSNSGGVSDPAPGANGTNRSAYGGWDIDVMNSNFTPNTTNLNLYAGSKGDLILIDLIVLKIPTGGLVVTKKTTTPNVNIGENGTYEITLTNATNVDLKGIKAKDILPTGFTYVSGANVVLNNARQTATTKPQVGDTTLNWGTFDIDGKGSVTIIFDIAVPENQNLGTYQNGVTATVTSPNDTVITNYDSGDSTNDDITVGNRCDAASSGNLDTDGDGISDICDLDDDNDGILDVDEDTCDIYGTPLLNEDFGIGNNISTPLSGGASTNYNYLELKNPRSNNTSRDLQDDLYAVFNNIPNSASWADDKWQTVGDHTSGNLTPTNDNMLMVNAGKTLDVIYQKTISGITAGALLDVSFWVLNLDVDNNINNDPLRVLPNIQIELWQNGVLLGPPVNTGNIVREEAGSKDAWKYYGTKAPLTTLNSSNITVVIRNNTKAEYGNDLAIDDILVRQLCNTDSDGDGIPNRLDLDSDNDGIPDVIEAGGKDDNNDGMADGVVGTTPSTNGIPQSAGTGNTPTSTDGDGIPDYLDIDADNDGIPDNIEVQTSANYIKPSGKGTNMTDTNKNGIDDNYEINGNVFVPIDTDGDETPDYLDTDSDNDQILDIEENGHPANAILDVNADADGDGLNDLFDNNLDNPNTGFTVNDGFLSPNNKVTNLTSLENSFGDEDNDFNPGNGDLNYRDIKDNDNDGIPDAIDLDDDNDGIPDLIESGSNNPDGDEDGDGIPNYLDTTDNGNAGDGSATNYTDSNNDGIPDVYDTDKDGVPNHFDLDSDNDGIPDIVEAGGEDTDGNGKVDDIKTDDTLKNDANKNGLDDRYDGSEGGNNLTNTDTDGDGIPNSQDLDSDNDGITDVIEAGGSDTNRDGIADNFVDTDNDGFNDLVDGDVGQDGNSENTANALILTGDDANNDGTPDSYPNGDADGDGKLNHLDIDADNDGIPDNIEAQPSIGYIAPSNPNGAMIDVNKNGVDDNYEGSGIGFIPENTDSANDNIPDYLDTDSDNDGVPDIAENGHPANAILDITADTDGDGLNDLFDDNNDPTNTRITVNDGLNPNNKVTNTATLEASFGDIDNDFNPGTGDLDYRDKLEAANVMITQVYQFGSERWIEITNVGSVDIPADNIKIHLYKNTSLNDLTNIEPDASDKVNSVLQVGKSVLFKNSANSIITNLGNADIIQNNDLTEFDGADDIIVLSSADGLYAWAKRYDLVANIANKTSFVRIDESSAPNKTYTEDEWVVFVDDAINSYQSGYGTGDNSTKRHSQDPLISEIKDSNTEANTLLGLHRIEETTTNTDDTWDNGYPDRSRYVVIDKNYTHTDTRLSARKLNVDASAKLTVTDQLLVVTNDIELNGEIRLSGSLAQLIQTHNNTSAVTGNGQLFVDQNSEVPSKYRYNYMSSPVTTLNKATYSLETVLRDGTDLYNPKTINFVSGYDGSYTGTNISLADYWVYTYAPASNGRANWSHKYKNGLIDRGDGYTFKGPGRNQNYTFVGTPNDGEFTTKNITAGQSYLIGNPFPSALNARKFLDDNNDLISTLYFWQHVAETEASGTAGHNFGGYIGGYAAQNVSMATAVKTGEVGPVDYTLEAKHVPDADTDGFKLSLLDIIGTVVSLNDRNFIKFSNIPRGVETLKINYASSFTKTFNIKINNVDKGEFTFPSTGLFYSNITFKLCIPAGSDITFTGTNDNGFLRMNNLTFQDDDGLISCVANSGGSEYANLYKTPEPYIAIGQGFFVEGISTGEIKFNNSQREYKTEGDGKSIFLKSDQKTALKAVNNNLSILKLGMSYSNDEGSNLHRQIGISFNQANSFEYEKGYDSEMYDVNTTDFYWKFPNNNSKYVIAGVQEITNALEVPLELVVNKNSIVLIGIDEINNINQNVYIKDKLTGKTQKINDINAAYQLKEGTYTDRFVLAFEATEDTALSVEEDLLARQTNIYADNKNNKIVISKNQEVYINNVELFDILGKKISLWTIKEQKETYQLEIKKQIPTGIYIVKMNTDKGTINKKVVIE
- a CDS encoding helix-turn-helix transcriptional regulator, yielding MSIKHPELNPSEVIICYYLFMGFKTKEISVFLNTSVRSVESKRYRITNKLGIKKEDFKLVDYLKETFKDTTSFSS
- a CDS encoding WD40/YVTN/BNR-like repeat-containing protein, whose product is MYIGTPSGGLWKTTDKGATWSPKTDHLAGMGVTDILIAPTSTTPTSATTTANNTLYMATGDRDSKHVSSIGLFKSTNSGETWTVLPDFSFSLSQNEYIRDISFLPGTPTTLFALTNDRIRKSTDSGATWYDAGFTHANGYNEEFQTIVFQPSNTNIVVVSDVWGGLWYSNDAGDNFVQHSVFKAPVNTNGDYPTQNILRLTATPADNLHFYGIDQNGMFKKFSFSFADDASDLVKNIHVTADINGTPTPFDSQSG